TACCTGATACAGGACAAATACAGGCTTATAGAACAGCTTCTGGTTTTGGGGTAAGGTTAGACGCAGGCAGCGGTTTTATCAATGCTAAGATTACACCTCATTACGACTCCTTGCTAGTAAAAGTTACAACATGGGGTAGAAATTTAGAAGCTGCTGCAAGAAAGATGAACAGATCCCTAAGTGAATTTCGCATAAGAGGTGTAAAAACAAATATACCTTTTCTTAAAAATGTTATACAACACCCCACTTTTTTAAGAGGTGATGCTAATACCACATTTATAGACAATACGCCTAATCTATTCAAATTCAAACAGATAAAAGATAGGGCAACAAAAGCATTAATGTTTTTAGGAAATAATATTATTAACAATCCATCAAGGGTTTATATATCAGATGAAACAACACTACCCACAATTACTACTCCTATTATAAGGCATGGTGATAAAGTACCTGAAGGAACAAAGAATATACTGGAAAATAAGGGTGTAAAGGGCATAATAGAATATATTAACAATAGTAAAGAAGTACTTTTTACATCCACAACATTTAGAGATGCTCACCAATCATTGCTCGCCACAAGACTTAGAACAATAGATCTGCTCAATATAGCTGATATTTATTCCCATTATATGTCTGAATTGTTTTCAATAGAAATGTGGGGAGGAGCAACCTTTGATGTTTCATATAGATTCCTCAAAGAATCCCCTTGGGAAAGACTAAAACTTTTAAGGGAAAAAATCCCTAACATAATGTTCCAAATGTTGCTTAGAGCTTCTAATGCAGTTGGTTATACAAATTATCCCGATAATGTAGTGAAAGAATTTATAAGATTATCCTCTAAAAATGGAATAGATATTTTTCGTATTTTTGACTGTTTCAATTGGGTTGAGCAGATGAGACCAGCAATTGATGAGGTAAAAAAACAGGGGAAAGTTTGTGAAGCAGCAATTTGTTATACAGGTGATATAACAGATAGCTCAAAAAATAAGTATAACTTAAAATATTATGTTGATTTAAGCAAAGAATTAGCTCATGCTGGAACGGATATAATAGGTATAAAGGATATGGCAGGTTTGTGTAAACCCTATGCAGCAAAAATGCTTATTAAGCACATAAAGGAAGAAACAGGCTTGCCTATTCATTTTCACACCCATTCAACTAGCGGTGTAGCTGAAGCCTCATTGTTAAATGCAATTGAAGCCTCAGCTGATATTGTTGATGTAGCTACAAGCTCTATGAGCGGGCTTACAAGCCAACCATGCTTTAACTCTATCTTAGAAGCAATAAAATCAACAGAGAAGCGTTCATCAATAAATATTTATTGGGCACAAAAGATATCTGACTATTTTGAAAAAGTAAGGAGGTATTATTTCCCCTTCGAAAGTGGATTAAAATCTCCAACAGCTGAAGTTTATAAACATGAAATCCCTGGAGGACAATATTCAAACTTAATAGTGCAAATTGAAGCAACAAACCTCGTGGACAAATGGGAGGAAATAAAAGATATGTATAAGAAAGTCAATGACGCATTGGGCGACATTATAAAAGTAACCCCTTCATCAAAGGTTGTCGGAGATCTGGCATTATTTCTTGTAAAAAACAACCTTACAATTGAAGATCTTTATAAAAAAGGAGAGACCTTATCTTTTCCTGACTCAGTATATAATTTTTTTAAAGGCATGTTAGGTCAACCATACAAAGGATTCCCAAAAAAATTACAAAAAATTATTTTAAAAGGTGAAAAACCGATAACAGATAGGCCAGGAAAACAACTTAAAGAATATGATTTTCAATCTGCAGAAAAAGAGTTAAAAAATATCTTTAATAGAAATTTCACTGAAGAAGATATAATTTCATATGCACTATACCCTGCTGTATTTAAAGACTATATTAAATTTACTGATGTATTCGGCGATCCTTCAGTGTTTTCTACAAAATCGTTTTTTTACCCTTTAAAAAGAGAAGAAGAAATATATGTAGACATAGAAGAGGGTAAAACCCTTATTATTAAATATTTAGGTTTTAGTGAAATTGATAAAAAGGGTTATAGAACAGTATATTTTGAATTAAATGGTCAACCTAGAAGCGTGCAAATCAAAGATGAAAAATTCGCAGAAATAGTAAAATCAAATATTAAAGGAAACCTTGATGATCCTAGAGATATATGCGCAACTATGCCTGGTAAAATTGCTCAGATACTTGTTAAAAAAGGAGACACAGTACATAAAGGCAAGCCTCTTGTAATAACTGAAGCAATGAAAATGGAAACAAAAATAACATCAAGTTTAGATGGAAGAGTAAACAATATATATCTAAGCGAAGGTAGTGATGTAGAAAGTGGAGATCTTATCATGCGTTTAGAATAATACCTTATAAACAAAGGCTCTTATTTTATGTTAAATGATATGTAAGACTACTATTCCTTCTGATGTATTTATAAAACCAGTAATTTATTTATGTTCTAAAAAATAAAAATGATTTAGCGGGCCAAATCCATTACCAATGTAGAGGTCTTTAGCATATTTAATAGCATTAAAGGTATACGTTTTAGCGCTTTCTACAGCATTAACAATATCTTTCCCTTTTGCTAAATTTGCTGCTATTGCTGATGAATATGTGCAACCTGTTCCATGTGTATTCTTTGTTGATATTTTTTGGCTTTTAAAAAATGAAAAATCATTATTATAAAATAGTAGATCAATTGCTTCTTCGCCTTCTAAATGCCCTCCTTTAATTAACACACCACGAGGCCCCATATTTTTTATAATTTTTGAAGCTTTTTTCATATCATCTATGCTTTGGATTTTAACTCCTGAAAGATATGTTGCCTCCTCTATATTAGGGGTTATTAAATCAGCAATCTTAAATAATTCTTCTCTTAATGTATAAACTGCGCTATCTTCAAGTAGTTTTGCGCCACTCTTTGACAACATAACAGGATCAACTACAATATTTTTGGCTTTGTATTTTAAGAGATTTTCCACAACTACACCTATAATAGAGGCACTATATAACATACCAATCTTTACAGCATTAATTGTAAAATCACTAAATATAACATCAAACTGATCTTGAATAAATTGTTTGCTTAAAGGATATATAGATTTTACCTCTCTTGTATTTTGTGCAGTTAAAGCTACTATAATTGAAGTACCATATACATTGTTTGCTGCAAAGCTTTTTAAATCAGCCTGTACACCTGCGCCACCTCCACTATCAGACGTAGCTATAGTTAAAGCTTGATCCATTTTTCTTAACCTCATTATTTTTAATTTCTAAAAAATAGTTGTCCTTTTTTATAATTCCCTTTAGTTTATAGAGGAAATTTATATCAAGTTTTATGCTATATTCTTTAGAAGTGGCTATCTCAACAGTATACCCTTTGCTACTACATATTTTAAAAGATAAGGGAATTGGGCCTTTATAACGCACAACTAATTGTTTAAGCTTCTGAATAGTCTCGGGCATCGTATTTTCATCTAAAACAATTGTAAAAGACTGAACAAGCTTTGATATACCTGTATCCACTGAGAATAATTCATCTGCAAGGATGCTAAATTCCTCTTCGTTAACACTTAATTTGCCCTTTACAACAACAATATTATCCTCATTTATTATTGATATAACCTTTTCAAGCAATTTTGGAAATATAACAACATTAACGCTATCCTCTATATCCTCTAAAGTCACAAAAGCCATTTTTTCATTATTTTTTGTAATATGGTACCTAATACTTTTTATCATCCCAGAGGTAGTAACAATATTCTCATCTGCTGAATCCTTCAATTGCTTAATACTAGTTGTAATACCCTCTAAAATTTTGGAATATAGACTAAAAGGATGTTTGCTAATATAAAAACCCAATACTTCCTTCTCAAACCTCAATAGCTCAGTTTCTGGCATTTCCCCTACATCTGGGTAATATTCATAGGTCTCTTCTTTTTCACCTTCAATATCTTCAAGTAGTTCATCAATTGTAATAGTTACACCTTGATTTTTAAATTTTTGTTTATTTTGCCCTTCTTCTAAAGCCTTATCTAACACTTGTAAGAGCGCCTTTCTTGTTTTGCCAAAACTATCAAAAGCCCCTGCTTTTATCAAAGATTCAACAACTTTTTTGTTGCATTGATATATGTCTACCCTTTTACAAAAATCATATATACTCTTAAAAGATCCATCCTTTTCACGTTTTTTTATTATATCTTCTATTGCTTTAGTGCCAACATTTTTAATCGCTGAAAGCCCAAATCTAATACTATCTTTATAAGCAACAAAATCTTTAAAACTCTCATTAATATCAGGAGGCAATACATCAATATTAACCCTCTTACATTCCTCAATCAAAAACTCAATTTTTTCACCCTTCTCTAGTTCACAAGAGAGCAAGGCTGCCATATAACAAACAGGATAATGAGCTTTTAAGTATGCTGTTTGATACGCAAGCATTGCATATGCAGCTGAATGACTTTTATTGAAACCATACTCAGCAAATATCTCCATTAAATTAAACAATTTTTCTGCTTTTTTCTTATCATATCCCTTTTTTATTGCCCCAGGTATGCCTAATTCGTCACTACCATATAAAAATATATTTCTATGTTTCTTCATTTCTTCAGGTTTTTTCTTTCCCATCGCCCTTCTTAAAAGATCAGCACTGCCCAGTGAATATCCTGCTATTTTTTGAGCTATTTGCATTACTTGCTCTTGATAAACTATTATGCCATATGTCTCTTTAAGTATATTTTCTAGTTCAGGAAAGAAATAATCAATTTTCTGTTTGCCATGCTTTCTCTGGATAAAGTCATCTAGCATACCACTGCCAATAGGACCAGGCCTATATAAAGCCAAAACAGCTATTATATCTTCAAAACATGTGGGATTTAGCTTCTTAAGCAAACTTCGCATGCCAGAACTTTCAAGCTGAAACACCCCTGTTGTCTCCCCACTACTTAAAATATCATAAGTTTTTTTATCGTTAGTAGGCAAATCTTGAATATTTATTTTAGCATTATACTTTTTTCTTATTAAGCATAGTGCTTCATCAATAATTGTTAGGTTTTTTAATCCTAAAAAATCAAACTTAACTAAACCTATGAGCTCTAAGGTATCCTTTTCGTACTGGGTTAGCATTTCATCATTTACTCCTTTGCAGAGTGGCACATATTCCACTAGTGGCTCATCTGATATAACAATTCCACCGGCATGCATCCCCGTTTGTCTATATAGGCCCTCCAAATTCAACGTATGTCTTAGTAGTTCATCTCCCTTTGGTACCGCCTTAATACTCTCTTCAATTGAGGGATCTATCTTTATTGCTTTCTCTAAGGTCATATTAGGTGAAAAGGGTATCATTTTAGCTAGTTTATCAACTGTATTTAGAGGGATCTCTAACACCCTCCCAACATCTCTAAGGGCAGCTCTTGCTTTTAATGTGCTAAAGACAACAATTTGGCTAACCCTGTCTTGACCGTATTTATTTTTTACATAATCTATAACTAAGTCCCTCTTATTCATACAAAAATCTACATCAAAATCTGGCATACTTTTTCTCTCAGGATTTAAAAATCTTTCAAACAATAGATTAAAACGAATGGGGTCTATATCTGTTATTTTTAAAGCATAAGCCGTTAAAGATCCCGCACCAGAGCCTCTACCAGGGCCAACAGGTATGTTATTGTTTTTGGCATATTTAATAAAATCCCATACAATTAAATAATACCCAGAATAGCCTTTATACTTAATTACTTCTAACTCTTCTTTTAGTCTATCATAATATTTACTATGTTTTTCTTCTGGAATATTTCTAAGACGCTCCTTTAATCCTTCATTTGCTAAATATTCTAAGTATGAATTAGAATCATATCCTTTAGGCACATCATATTGTGGAAGTTTTAAATCACCAAACCTAAATGATGCTTCACATCTTTCTGCGATATCAAGGGTGTTATGTAAAGCTTGTGGGATTGAACCAAAGGAATCCCACATCTCTTTAGGTGTTTTTACATACAACTCTTCAGTATGCCCCATATTGTTGTTCTTAGAATTAGATAGGGTGTTTTGCATCTGAACACACATTAATATGCGATGTGACATATAATCTTCTCTATTTAAAAAATGACAATCATTGGTAGCAACAATTGGTATACCAGTTTTTTTTGATATCTCTATAATATTGTTATTAACAATCTTTTGCTCGGCAAGACCATTGTCTTGTATCTCCAAATAAAAATTTCCCTTTCCAAAGATATCTTCATATTCTTTTGCTTTTTCTATAGATTTTTCTAGGCCATCCCTTAGTATTGATCTAGGCAATTCACCTGCCAAGCAAGCTGACAAACAAATAAGGCCGCTACTATAATCTTTTAACAGTTCTTTATCAATACGTGGTTTGTAATAAAAACCCTCCAAAAAGGCCTTTGATACTAAAATTTGTAGATTTTTTAGACCTTGATTGTTCTCTGCAAGTAGTATTAAATGATAATTCTTATCTTCACTCTTTTCATATTCCTTATTAAATCGTGAATCGGGTGCTACATAAACCTCACATCCAA
This sequence is a window from Deferribacterota bacterium. Protein-coding genes within it:
- the thiD gene encoding bifunctional hydroxymethylpyrimidine kinase/phosphomethylpyrimidine kinase, yielding MDQALTIATSDSGGGAGVQADLKSFAANNVYGTSIIVALTAQNTREVKSIYPLSKQFIQDQFDVIFSDFTINAVKIGMLYSASIIGVVVENLLKYKAKNIVVDPVMLSKSGAKLLEDSAVYTLREELFKIADLITPNIEEATYLSGVKIQSIDDMKKASKIIKNMGPRGVLIKGGHLEGEEAIDLLFYNNDFSFFKSQKISTKNTHGTGCTYSSAIAANLAKGKDIVNAVESAKTYTFNAIKYAKDLYIGNGFGPLNHFYFLEHK
- a CDS encoding pyruvate carboxylase — encoded protein: MKIKRLLVANRGEIAIRIFRACTELNIETIAIYSNEDRYSLHRYKADEAYLIGKGLDPIAAYLNIDEIIELALNKDIDAIHPGYGFLSESSEFAKACNNVGIIFVGPSYKTLKTFGDKHISRMLAAKCNIPIIEGSDKEVKNIVEAKNIAKNIGYPLLIKATAGGGGRGIRICNSEDELIMNFESAKNESLKSFGREGIILEKYIEKPKHIEVQLLADNYGNIIHLYERDCSIQRRHQKIIEMAPSLNINKELLNKLYNSSIILARKAGLVNAATVEYLVDNKYNYYFLEVNPRIQVEHTVTEEITGIDIVQSQILIAEGKKLDSKEINIKSQQSVQKDGHAIQCRVTTEDPENNFIPDTGQIQAYRTASGFGVRLDAGSGFINAKITPHYDSLLVKVTTWGRNLEAAARKMNRSLSEFRIRGVKTNIPFLKNVIQHPTFLRGDANTTFIDNTPNLFKFKQIKDRATKALMFLGNNIINNPSRVYISDETTLPTITTPIIRHGDKVPEGTKNILENKGVKGIIEYINNSKEVLFTSTTFRDAHQSLLATRLRTIDLLNIADIYSHYMSELFSIEMWGGATFDVSYRFLKESPWERLKLLREKIPNIMFQMLLRASNAVGYTNYPDNVVKEFIRLSSKNGIDIFRIFDCFNWVEQMRPAIDEVKKQGKVCEAAICYTGDITDSSKNKYNLKYYVDLSKELAHAGTDIIGIKDMAGLCKPYAAKMLIKHIKEETGLPIHFHTHSTSGVAEASLLNAIEASADIVDVATSSMSGLTSQPCFNSILEAIKSTEKRSSINIYWAQKISDYFEKVRRYYFPFESGLKSPTAEVYKHEIPGGQYSNLIVQIEATNLVDKWEEIKDMYKKVNDALGDIIKVTPSSKVVGDLALFLVKNNLTIEDLYKKGETLSFPDSVYNFFKGMLGQPYKGFPKKLQKIILKGEKPITDRPGKQLKEYDFQSAEKELKNIFNRNFTEEDIISYALYPAVFKDYIKFTDVFGDPSVFSTKSFFYPLKREEEIYVDIEEGKTLIIKYLGFSEIDKKGYRTVYFELNGQPRSVQIKDEKFAEIVKSNIKGNLDDPRDICATMPGKIAQILVKKGDTVHKGKPLVITEAMKMETKITSSLDGRVNNIYLSEGSDVESGDLIMRLE
- a CDS encoding DNA polymerase III subunit alpha, which produces MEEKNFVHLHMHTAYSFLDGAISLDKLFNKVKDCGMKAVAITDHGAMFGTIDFYRKALKYGIKPILGCEVYVAPDSRFNKEYEKSEDKNYHLILLAENNQGLKNLQILVSKAFLEGFYYKPRIDKELLKDYSSGLICLSACLAGELPRSILRDGLEKSIEKAKEYEDIFGKGNFYLEIQDNGLAEQKIVNNNIIEISKKTGIPIVATNDCHFLNREDYMSHRILMCVQMQNTLSNSKNNNMGHTEELYVKTPKEMWDSFGSIPQALHNTLDIAERCEASFRFGDLKLPQYDVPKGYDSNSYLEYLANEGLKERLRNIPEEKHSKYYDRLKEELEVIKYKGYSGYYLIVWDFIKYAKNNNIPVGPGRGSGAGSLTAYALKITDIDPIRFNLLFERFLNPERKSMPDFDVDFCMNKRDLVIDYVKNKYGQDRVSQIVVFSTLKARAALRDVGRVLEIPLNTVDKLAKMIPFSPNMTLEKAIKIDPSIEESIKAVPKGDELLRHTLNLEGLYRQTGMHAGGIVISDEPLVEYVPLCKGVNDEMLTQYEKDTLELIGLVKFDFLGLKNLTIIDEALCLIRKKYNAKINIQDLPTNDKKTYDILSSGETTGVFQLESSGMRSLLKKLNPTCFEDIIAVLALYRPGPIGSGMLDDFIQRKHGKQKIDYFFPELENILKETYGIIVYQEQVMQIAQKIAGYSLGSADLLRRAMGKKKPEEMKKHRNIFLYGSDELGIPGAIKKGYDKKKAEKLFNLMEIFAEYGFNKSHSAAYAMLAYQTAYLKAHYPVCYMAALLSCELEKGEKIEFLIEECKRVNIDVLPPDINESFKDFVAYKDSIRFGLSAIKNVGTKAIEDIIKKREKDGSFKSIYDFCKRVDIYQCNKKVVESLIKAGAFDSFGKTRKALLQVLDKALEEGQNKQKFKNQGVTITIDELLEDIEGEKEETYEYYPDVGEMPETELLRFEKEVLGFYISKHPFSLYSKILEGITTSIKQLKDSADENIVTTSGMIKSIRYHITKNNEKMAFVTLEDIEDSVNVVIFPKLLEKVISIINEDNIVVVKGKLSVNEEEFSILADELFSVDTGISKLVQSFTIVLDENTMPETIQKLKQLVVRYKGPIPLSFKICSSKGYTVEIATSKEYSIKLDINFLYKLKGIIKKDNYFLEIKNNEVKKNGSSFNYSYV